The Pieris rapae chromosome 16, ilPieRapa1.1, whole genome shotgun sequence genome includes a region encoding these proteins:
- the LOC110998383 gene encoding uncharacterized protein LOC110998383, translated as MKHVILLSYWTTIALSINQHQLFYIFQLYTFNEILLSLFGKMTRSCDYELSWESCPVDIMLMIFKTLNIKDINSCFQVNKTWRSVVTYYCDRYNLWQMLVQETIFNRGITVMDHTYSSGGNKEIYLNSILWHDLSLAKCGISYFDAVNARQIHVDSDCLTVVFYDKVIVYNVNNLIPLEKIPKKYEDFQCKGDLIVNVVRQSLGKYILSINNNCNCKNKDVSFHIPSPHLWSMNKTFCYFLDTDYTIWKYIFGDCDNHCHFIAKYYGNRSSVQGLFMENDTVLIALNNGKIYLYLEVGGQVLQKYFWGQIDFQLHWLDTSIAIYGCPSNVQLSETNNSLIFSNISTATRHGNIILLGYNDGLLEVYDSSEIYLKKPLQQFLLRFNDTHMPVRKIVVHEGYRTHTIFALVGNKISKIHLTHEAEFMQ; from the exons atgaaacatgTGATCTTATTGAGTTATTGGACAACTATAGCCCTAAGTATCAACCAAcaccaattattttatatatttcagttatatacttttaatgaGATACTTTTAAGTTTGTTTGGAAAAATGACCAGAAGCTGTGATTATGAATTAAGTTGGGAGAGCTGTCCTGTTGATATCATGTTAATGATCTTTAAAACATtgaatataaaagatattaataGTTGTTTTCAAGTTAATAAGACATGGAGGAgtgtagttacatattattgCGAT CGATATAATCTCTGGCAGATGTTAGTTCAAGAAACAATCTTTAATAGAGGAATTACTGTAATGGATCATACATATTCTAGTGGAGGAAACAAGGAGATTTATTTGAACTCAATCTTATGGCATGATTTATCTTTGGCTAAATGTGGAATAAGTTATTTTGATGCAGTAAATGCTAGGCAAATACATGTTGATAGTG ATTGCTTGACTGTAGTATTTTATGACAAAGTTATCGTTTATAatgtcaataatttaattcctttagaaaaaataccaaagaaat ATGAAGACTTTCAGTGTAAAGGGGACTTAATAGTAAATGTAGTAAGACAGTCATTAGGAAAATACATATTGAGTATAAACAATAACTGCAACtgtaagaataaagatgtatctTTTCACATACCAAGCCCACATCT TTGGAGTATGAATAAAACATTCTGCTACTTTCTGGATACAGACTACACAatttggaaatatatatttggagATTGTGATAATCATTGCCACTTTATAGCGAAATATTATGGAAACAGGAGTTCTGTTCAGGGACTTTTTATGGAAAATGATACTGTACTAATAGCCTTAAACAATGGCAAAATTTACCTATATTTGGAAGTAGGTGGACAAgtgttacaaaaatacttcTGGGGTCAAATTGATTTTCAGTTACACTGGCTAGATACAAGCATCGCAATTTATGGAT GTCCATCCAATGTGCAGTTATCAGAGACAaacaattcattaattttttcaaatatatcaaCTGCTACCCGCCATGGAAATATAATACTGCTTGGTTACAACGATGGACTA TTAGAGGTGTACGATTCaagtgaaatttatttaaaaaaaccactACAACAGTTCCTTCTGCGTTTCAACGATACACATATGCCGGTTCGTAAAATAGTGGTGCATGAAGGCTATCGAACACATACTATTTTTGCTTTAGTCGGCAACAAGATTTCCAAAATTCACCTCACACATGAAGCAGAATTTATGCAATAA
- the LOC110998381 gene encoding tudor domain-containing protein 1-like, which translates to MSYVNLSTLANHKRQEMEDRIHMFTAKCDNTIKNLQYLKIRAQGLIQQLNCDHMELKDRFLNSVKTLEEYSYLINDINIAVEELVNPANRSAPPGFGLTNRLPPSISPFNITDTMSEPVPSTSKTCLKTQDWSKKKKIPKDQPLISFSNESLQEIIPSVEKHCNSQTITEGIKNISFEDAGNVTLPAQSVLQLDYEYPAVLLHVDGTSFWVTTENIDEAFQLMTDMTEYYKKYKVKFPLNQMMPLSCCAVYEESDSYTRGLFIQLSEEDIRSAQVHLVDYGETRLVPTCWLQPLMPQFCGLPPFARYCHLAGVEIDCDDSVAVRKVEKIMKMHLGRNCTIYVDDNNSESLGVYVLLENGEKVNDIVLKAISDKTNNSQGSDASEGFPGLTEENCDITQIPEYEDPVIAVTGYHNRDEADICKHYKGGPEKTCFKGKRCTKKHVVKHPDGWTLDRVFVPANLKSLPLPAAGSFVRVVVSHVPHFNHFYVQMINDTKDITEKEFHPLTSLSALVQDMNSAATISTYRPLKMIPAPGELVASLYPMDGKWYRAKVLTSTKADRKVEIKYVDYGNVIWVDEELLRELHPRFCVLPTQATLCILAGITMKNQAATNLIAGRNALIALIQDKKFDAEVIATDYDSITVSLYDEKGNNIAELLALQKVVERQEYTIDYKLTDGRRYVIIPS; encoded by the exons AT gAGTTACGTAAATCTCTCAACTTTAGCAAACCATAAACGACAAGAAATGGAAGATAGAATTCACATGTTTACAGCTAAATGTGACAACACGAttaagaatttacaatatttaaaaatacgg GCTCAAGGATTAATTCAACAACTAAACTGTGACCACATGGAGCTGAAAGATCGGTTTTTAAATAGTGTTAAGACTTTAGAagaatattcttatttaataaatgatattaatatagCTGTAGAAGAATTAG tCAATCCTGCCAATCGGTCTGCTCCTCCAGGTTTTGGGTTGACAAATAGATTACCTCCATCAATCTCACCATTCAATATAACAGATACAATGTCTGAACCTGTgccatcaacttcaaaaacttGTTTGAAGACTCAGGACTGgtcaaagaaaaagaaaataccaAAAGACCAGcctttaatttcattttctaatGAGTCTTTGCAAGAAATAATACCTTCTGTagaaaaacattgtaataGTCAAACTATTACAgaaggtataaaaaatattagttttgaag atgcTGGAAATGTGACATTGCCGGCACAATCAGTGTTGCAATTGGATTATGAATACCCCGCTGTATTATTACATGTTGATGGAACATCCTTTTGGGTGACTACTGAAAATATAGATGAAGCATTTCA atTAATGACAGACATGACAGAGTACTACAAAAAGTACAAGGTAAAATTTCCACTCAACCAAATGATGCCTCTGTCGTGTTGTGCTGTGTATGAAGAATCCGATTCATATACCAGGGGACTCTTCATACAACTCAGTgaa GAGGACATCCGGTCTGCCCAAGTGCATCTAGTAGACTATGGGGAGACAAGATTAGTACCAACCTGTTGGCTTCAGCCGCTGATGCCACAATTCTGTGGCTTGCCACCATTTGCCCGATATTGCCATCTGGCTGGG GTGGAGATAGATTGTGACGATTCAGTGGCGGTTCGGAAGGttgaaaaaattatgaaaatgcaCCTCGGAAGGAATTGCACAATCTACGTTGATGATAA CAATTCCGAATCCCTGGGCGTTTACGTACTTTTGGAAAATGGAGAAAAAGTCAACGACATTGTCCTTAAGGCAATTTCAGATAAAA CTAATAATAGCCAAGGATCGGATGCTTCGGAAGGATTTCCAGGTCTTACCGAAGAAAACTGTGATATAACACAAATACCGGAATACGAAGATCCAGTGATCGCTGTTACG ggtTATCATAACCGAGACGAGGCGGACATTTGCAAGCACTACAAGGGAGGACCGGAAAAGACATGCTTCAAGGGGAAACGCTGCACAAAGAAACACGTTGTGAAACACCCAG ATGGGTGGACGTTGGACCGAGTGTTCGTACCGGCCAACCTAAAATCCTTGCCGTTGCCCGCCGCCGGAAGCTTTGTACGCGTGGTCGTATCGCATGTCCCGCATTTTAATCATTTCTACGTACAAATGATAAACGACACTAAAG ATATAACAGAGAAAGAGTTCCATCCGCTGACTTCTTTGTCAGCTCTTGTCCAGGATATGAACTCTGCAGCTACGATATCCACATATAGACCACTTAAg ATGATACCAGCTCCGGGAGAGTTGGTAGCTTCTTTATATCCCATGGATGGAAAATGGTACCGCGCGAAGGTTCTTACTTCAACTAAAGCTGATCGAAAAGTCGAG ataaaatacgTGGACTACGGCAACGTTATATGGGTGGACGAAGAATTATTGCGCGAACTTCACCCCCGATTTTGCGTTTTGCCAACTCAGGCTACCCTATGTATTTTGGCTGGCATTACTATGAAAAATCAGGCGGCCACCAATCTTATAGCTGGGCGAAACGCCCTCATCGCTCTAATACAGGACAAGAAGTTCGATGCGGAAGTCAT CGCCACTGATTACGATAGTATAACTGTCTCTTTATACGACGAGAAAGGCAACAACATTGCCGAACTACTAGCCTTACAAAAAGTTGTCGAACGCCAGGAATACACAATTGACTACAAGTTAACGGACGGTCGACGATATGTCATAATTCCTTCTTAG
- the LOC123689862 gene encoding uncharacterized protein LOC123689862 isoform X2, with protein sequence MDQISLQDPKSHEESIKSQDKSVIHSENPVTLVAENETLAFPNMPSLSTLNTQKPSPLSSNKGTPRASIKSDGKRKNRTLSPQSPKSISLKSPMGGKLTDIASTLNRELEKDPSTEDLITTRSPVPVINNIDKIANMTKKLTNEANALRESIKSLSDDITKTKEVLASEDIEDVNFPYHLFLIELIINRIHMKCDCFELDYNNLVIAANFLGKQPIVLYDMSYGKVVDFDHLNVGKSILFAMTYDKICGIKEFVVSLQMSKQPPCSNCVTKIAETKMDYTKQFAKLREELCKKWAEEQPTDNIICTTSTPLSKQMFYLYCGDSDHSESIGMVEITTRMSFLGKEITTAFSATSKPQGTAYLRKEDNGMSLYACQNVEMDCQGKVLLDEEDLTRREVPRSMHTMSSRRPESPVSQLSTFSPHTTKEYGAQQKDIYNQGPSKYDEIFAKVNSNELKIRVPKSTKVDRMGKYDRIQELCTCEETPYNTGDQIQFQLPNDRASNTYTSNLMYTHKTQDKRPDKDRRIINITPSNCPVPVNMSKQIHPQKDVFILKIGKKLETKDKKTDLEIELITPKAPQQPIINNNLSQQCSSSDIKSKPSKSDVKKGKKKKTKSKTDLKAKKSKSKTAKKSKKNKK encoded by the exons ATGGACCAAATTAGTTTACAAGACCCTAAATCTCACGAAGAAAGTATCAAGTCACAGGACAAATCAGTAATACATTCAGAAAATCCGGTGACATTAGTGGCTGAAAACGAAACATTAGCTTTTCCTAACATGCCATCCCTATCTACCTTAAATACCCAGAAGCCAAGTCCGCTATCATCAAATAAAGGTACTCCACGGGCATCAATTAAAAGTGATGGAAAACGTAAAAACAGAACACTCAGTCCACAAAGTCCTAAAAGCATAAGCCTTAAATCTCCTATGGGAGGCAAGTTAACCGACATTGCAAGTACTCTTAACAGGGAACTTGAAAAAGATCCATCTACAGAAGATTTAATTACTACACGCAGTCCAGTTCCTGTTATAAACAACATAGATAAAATAGCTAACATGacaaagaaattaacaaatgaaGCTAATGCATTAAGAGAatctataaaaagtttaagcGATGATATTACGAAAACTAAAGAAGTACTTGCATCCGAAGATATTGAAGATGTTAACTTTCCATATCACCTTTTTCTTATTGAGCTTATCATTAACAGAATACATATGAAATGTGATTGCTTTGAGTTGGATTACAACAATCTTGTCATTGCTGCAAATTTTCTTGGAAAGCAACCAATAGTTCTCTACGATATGTCCTATGGAAAAGTTGTTGACTTTGATCACTTAAACGTCGGAAAATCGATCTTATTTGCTATGACATACGATAAAATTTGCGGTATTAAGGAGTTTGTCGTAAGTCTACAAATGTCCAAGCAACCTCCTTGCTCTAACTGTGTTACTAAAATTGCTGAAACGAAAATGGACTACACAAAACAATTCGCCAAACTAAGAGAGGAATTATGCAAGAAGTGGGCAGAGGAACAGCCGACAgacaatattatatgtacaacTTCTACGCCGCTATcgaaacaaatgttttatttatattgtggtGACAGCGACCACAGCGAATCGATCGGGATGGTAGAAATAACGACACGAATGTCTTTCCTTGGAAAAGAAATTACTACGGCTTTTAGCGCGACATCAAAACCGCAAGGAACTGCATATCTTCGAAAAGAAGATAATGGAATGTCTCTCTACGCATGTCAGAATGTTGAGATGGACTGCCAAGGCAAAGTACTGTTAGACGAAGAGGACCTCACAAGACGCGAGGTACCGCGTAGTATGCACACGATGTCCTCTCGAAGACCAGAAAGTCCAGTTTCACAGTTGTCGACTTTCTCTCCTCATACTACTAAAGAATATGGTGCCCAACAGAAGGACATATACAATCAAG GTCCCAGCAAATATGACGAAATATTTGCAAAGGTGAACTCTaacgaattaaaaatacgGGTGCCCAAAAGCACTAAAGTCGATAGAATGGGAAAATACGATAGGATTCAAGAATTATGTACATGTGAAGAAACTCCGTATAACACTGGCGACCAAATTCAGTTTCAACTGCCAAATGACAGAGCCTCTAACACTTATACATCAAACTTAATGTACACTCATAAAACACAAGATAAGCGACCAGATAAAGATAGGAGGATAATTAACATAACACCAAGTAATTGCCCAGTTCCAGTGAATATGTCGAAACAAATACACCCCCAAAAAGATGTTTTTATTCTGAAAATAGGAAAGAAATTGGAAACAAAAGATAAGAAAACAGACCTGGAAATTGAGCTCATAACTCCAAAGGCGCCACAGCAAcccataattaataataatttatcccAGCAGTGTAGCTCTAGcgatattaaaagtaaaccaTCGAAATCAGACGTTAAAAAgggtaaaaagaaaaagacgAAAAGTAAAACCGATTTAAAAGCGAAGAAGAGTAAAAGCAAGACCGCCAAGAAATCcaagaagaataaaaaataa
- the LOC123689862 gene encoding uncharacterized protein LOC123689862 isoform X1 — MDQISLQDPKSHEESIKSQDKSVIHSENPVTLVAENETLAFPNMPSLSTLNTQKPSPLSSNKGTPRASIKSDGKRKNRTLSPQSPKSISLKSPMGGKLTDIASTLNRELEKDPSTEDLITTRSPVPVINNIDKIANMTKKLTNEANALRESIKSLSDDITKTKEVLASEDIEDVNFPYHLFLIELIINRIHMKCDCFELDYNNLVIAANFLGKQPIVLYDMSYGKVVDFDHLNVGKSILFAMTYDKICGIKEFVVSLQMSKQPPCSNCVTKIAETKMDYTKQFAKLREELCKKWAEEQPTDNIICTTSTPLSKQMFYLYCGDSDHSESIGMVEITTRMSFLGKEITTAFSATSKPQGTAYLRKEDNGMSLYACQNVEMDCQGKVLLDEEDLTRREVPRSMHTMSSRRPESPVSQLSTFSPHTTKEYGAQQKDIYNQEGPSKYDEIFAKVNSNELKIRVPKSTKVDRMGKYDRIQELCTCEETPYNTGDQIQFQLPNDRASNTYTSNLMYTHKTQDKRPDKDRRIINITPSNCPVPVNMSKQIHPQKDVFILKIGKKLETKDKKTDLEIELITPKAPQQPIINNNLSQQCSSSDIKSKPSKSDVKKGKKKKTKSKTDLKAKKSKSKTAKKSKKNKK; from the exons ATGGACCAAATTAGTTTACAAGACCCTAAATCTCACGAAGAAAGTATCAAGTCACAGGACAAATCAGTAATACATTCAGAAAATCCGGTGACATTAGTGGCTGAAAACGAAACATTAGCTTTTCCTAACATGCCATCCCTATCTACCTTAAATACCCAGAAGCCAAGTCCGCTATCATCAAATAAAGGTACTCCACGGGCATCAATTAAAAGTGATGGAAAACGTAAAAACAGAACACTCAGTCCACAAAGTCCTAAAAGCATAAGCCTTAAATCTCCTATGGGAGGCAAGTTAACCGACATTGCAAGTACTCTTAACAGGGAACTTGAAAAAGATCCATCTACAGAAGATTTAATTACTACACGCAGTCCAGTTCCTGTTATAAACAACATAGATAAAATAGCTAACATGacaaagaaattaacaaatgaaGCTAATGCATTAAGAGAatctataaaaagtttaagcGATGATATTACGAAAACTAAAGAAGTACTTGCATCCGAAGATATTGAAGATGTTAACTTTCCATATCACCTTTTTCTTATTGAGCTTATCATTAACAGAATACATATGAAATGTGATTGCTTTGAGTTGGATTACAACAATCTTGTCATTGCTGCAAATTTTCTTGGAAAGCAACCAATAGTTCTCTACGATATGTCCTATGGAAAAGTTGTTGACTTTGATCACTTAAACGTCGGAAAATCGATCTTATTTGCTATGACATACGATAAAATTTGCGGTATTAAGGAGTTTGTCGTAAGTCTACAAATGTCCAAGCAACCTCCTTGCTCTAACTGTGTTACTAAAATTGCTGAAACGAAAATGGACTACACAAAACAATTCGCCAAACTAAGAGAGGAATTATGCAAGAAGTGGGCAGAGGAACAGCCGACAgacaatattatatgtacaacTTCTACGCCGCTATcgaaacaaatgttttatttatattgtggtGACAGCGACCACAGCGAATCGATCGGGATGGTAGAAATAACGACACGAATGTCTTTCCTTGGAAAAGAAATTACTACGGCTTTTAGCGCGACATCAAAACCGCAAGGAACTGCATATCTTCGAAAAGAAGATAATGGAATGTCTCTCTACGCATGTCAGAATGTTGAGATGGACTGCCAAGGCAAAGTACTGTTAGACGAAGAGGACCTCACAAGACGCGAGGTACCGCGTAGTATGCACACGATGTCCTCTCGAAGACCAGAAAGTCCAGTTTCACAGTTGTCGACTTTCTCTCCTCATACTACTAAAGAATATGGTGCCCAACAGAAGGACATATACAATCAAG AAGGTCCCAGCAAATATGACGAAATATTTGCAAAGGTGAACTCTaacgaattaaaaatacgGGTGCCCAAAAGCACTAAAGTCGATAGAATGGGAAAATACGATAGGATTCAAGAATTATGTACATGTGAAGAAACTCCGTATAACACTGGCGACCAAATTCAGTTTCAACTGCCAAATGACAGAGCCTCTAACACTTATACATCAAACTTAATGTACACTCATAAAACACAAGATAAGCGACCAGATAAAGATAGGAGGATAATTAACATAACACCAAGTAATTGCCCAGTTCCAGTGAATATGTCGAAACAAATACACCCCCAAAAAGATGTTTTTATTCTGAAAATAGGAAAGAAATTGGAAACAAAAGATAAGAAAACAGACCTGGAAATTGAGCTCATAACTCCAAAGGCGCCACAGCAAcccataattaataataatttatcccAGCAGTGTAGCTCTAGcgatattaaaagtaaaccaTCGAAATCAGACGTTAAAAAgggtaaaaagaaaaagacgAAAAGTAAAACCGATTTAAAAGCGAAGAAGAGTAAAAGCAAGACCGCCAAGAAATCcaagaagaataaaaaataa